Part of the Thermococcus barossii genome is shown below.
ATCTTTGAGGAAGTCCTTGACGCCGACCGGCCCGCTTCCCGGACCGCCACCGCCGTGCGGGGTTGAGAAGGTCTTGTGGAGGTTGAGGTGGACGACATCGAAGCCCATATCGCCGGGCCTCACCTTTCCAAGAACGGCGTTGAGGTTTGCACCGTCGTAGTAGAGCAGCCCACCGGCCTTGTGGACTATCCTCGCAATCTCCAGTATCTCGTCCTCGAAGATACCGAGGGTGTTGGGGTTTGTGAGCATTAATCCGGCGGTTCTCTCGCTCACGGCGTTCTCCAGCGCTTCGAGGTCAACGGTTCCGTTCTCGTTGGAGGGAATCTCAATGACCTTAAACCCTGCCATGGCAGCACTTGCCGGGTTGGTTCCGTGGGCTGAGTCCGGCACGAGCATCTCGGTTCTCTGCGTCTCGCCGCGGTCGAGGTGGTAGGCACGGATCACCATGACTCCCGTGAACTCGCCGTTGGCCCCTGCAGCCGGCTGAAGGGTGAAGCGGTCCATTCCGGTTATCTCCTTCAGCCACTGTTCGAGCTCCCACATTATCTTTAGCGCTCCTTGGACGGTTCTCTCGTCCTGATAGGGGTGAATGTAAGCAACTCCCGGATGGCCGGCTATCTCCTCGTTTATCTTGGGATTGTACTTCATGGTGCACGAGCCGAGCGGGTAGATTCCGGAGTCAACGCCGTAGTTCATCTCGCTTAGTCTCGTGTAGTGCTTGACCACCTCAGGCTCGCTCAGCTCGGGAAGGTTCAGCGGGCTCTTCCTCCTGAGCTTCTCCGGAATCTCAACGCTTACATCTTCAATCGGCTTTGGCAGAGTGTACCCAATCCTTCCCTCGCGGGAGAGCTCGAAGATGAGCGGTTCGTCCCATTTAGCCTGGCGGAACATTCAGGCCACCTCCTTGAGGGCCTCTATGAGGGCATCGACCCATTCTTTCCTCGTTGTTTCGGTTGCGGCAAAGAGGGCACTCTCTCCCAGCTCCGGGAAGTGCTCCCCCACGTAGTAGCCACCGTGAATGTTTCTCTCAAGCAGCTTCCCGTGTATCTCGTCGTAGGACTTCTCGAACCTGACCAGGATATCCTTGAAGTTGATTCCCTCGAAAGGAATCTCAGCGACCTCTGAAAGCCTCTTCTTGAGGTAGGCGGTGTTCTTGAGTATGACCTCTCCGAGCTCGGTCAGGCCCCTCGGGCCGAGGGTCGCGAGGTGTATCGCGGCGGCGACGGCAACCAGGGCCTCGTTCGAGCAGATGTTTGAAGTCGCTTTTGCGCGCCTTATGTGCTGCTCCCTGGTCTGGAGTGTCATGACGAAGGCCCTCTTCCCGTCTGCATCTTTCGTCATTCCGATTATCCTTCCGGGCATCTGGCGTATGAGCTTTTTGTCGTTCCTGACTGCAAATATCCCCGCCCTCGGGCCGCCGAAGTTCATAGGGTTGCCGAAGTAGGCGGCCTCGCCTACGACGATGTCGGCTCCAAGTTCTCCGGGCGCCTCCACCAGACCCAGAACAGTTGGGTCAACGCCTACCACGAAGAGAGCCCCAGCGTCGTGGGCTATTTCGCCGATGGCTGCGATTTCCTCCTCAAGCAAACCGAAGAAGTTTGGAACCTCCACGTACACCCCGGCGGCGCCGTCAACGGCTTCCTTAAGTTTCTCGATGTCCACCTGCCCCCTTTCGTTCCAGTCCACGTAGTCTATCTCAACTCCCGGGCCCGCGGTGTAGGTGTGCAGGACCCTCTTCTTTTCAGGACTGAGGGCCTTTGGCACAACGAACTTGCTCTTCTTCTTGACCCTGGCGCTCATCAGGGCCGCCTCCGCCATGGCCGTTCCCCAGTCGTACATTGAGGCGTTAACTATCGGAAGGCCGACGAGCTCAGCTATGAGGCTCTGGTATTCAAAGAGGGCCTGGAGCATCCCCTGGCTTATCTCCGGCTGGTAGGGGGTGTAAGCGGTCAGGAACTCGCTCCTCTCGATGAGGTACTTCACGTGGGCTGGAACGTAGTGGAAGTACGTCCCGGCTCCGAGGAAGCTGGGCATCTCAAGGACGGTTCTGTTCATAGAGAGAACCGAGTTGAGTTCGAGAAAAACCTCGTATTCGCTCTTGCCCTCCGGAAGGTTGAACTCCTTGACCATGCCCTTGGGAACGTCGGAGAAGAGGTCTTCAACGGAGGTGAAACCAATTTCCTTGGCAAGTTCTTCCTTATGCGCAGCGTTGGGGAGGTAATGCCTTCCCATACCTATCACCCTCTGAGCTTTAAGACAGTCGTGGAAAATAAGGTTGGGATTGTTATATGCTTTGTGTTCATGCACAAAAAAGAAAAACCCTTAAAGGCCCGATCGGAGAGCTTTGGGAGGGGTCATCATGATAATAGCCTTCGACTTCGACGGCACACTGGCGGACACGTACTCCTGCATCGAGGAAGCCTTCAAGCGGGCCCTTGAGAAGCGCTACCGCTGGCTGCCGTTCAAGGGCTTCTGGGCCAAGGCCCTCACAAAGCTGGAGAACTACTTCGAGAGGCCCACGTTCGGGAAGCACAAGAAGACGTCAAAGCCCCCGTTCTTCCTGCGCACAAAGTTCTTTGAGACGTGGTTCGAGGAGAGGGCCAAGCTCTCGAAGCCGATAGACGATGCTCCGGAAGTCCTCAAAAGGCTCAAGGAGGAAGGTCACACGGTCATTTCCTTCTCGGCAGAGGACTTCATCGACGGTATGAAAGTAAGACGGCTGAAGCAGATGGGCATCTATGACCTCTTTGACGACGTTATAGTCTTCGGCCGCGAGATGACCATAGATGAGGCCTTCAGGTTCGTTCGCCAGAAGTACGGTGACGAGATATTCGTCTGGGTGGATGACAAACCCTGGCGATTCATAGGGCATGGCGATGAGAACACGGAGTACGTCTGGTACTACTTCCCCTTCAGTGCGAGGTTCGTTGAGAAGAACCGTGAAAGGCTCGCCCTGATTCCACACCTCCACGTGATAAGGGATCTGTGGAGCATATTCGACGTTATAGAAAGAATAAAGCAGGAGCGCTCAGCCTGAGTCCGCGTTGGTGTACTCAATGGTGTCCTCGACGAACTCGTCGTATGTTTCCTTGTCAACCTCTTCCAACTCCATCTTGAACTCTCTTCCCAGGGCCCACCTCACGGCAACCTCTCCCCTGTCCGTTTCCGCCATCACCAGACCAAAGGGCAGGTCTCCCGCCCAGTGGTGCTTTGAGAACTCAATGGTAAATCCCCTTCTTTTCAGCTCGCTAAGTATGAGTTCGTAAGTTTTAACCGGTCCGTGGGGGCTTCTCACTAATCCAACATAGGGCATTTTTACTCACCATTGTTCCCTTTGTGGACAGATTTAAAACCTTTTCGGTTGGCCTAACAAAGTTTAAAAGTTGAGGGGCAAACTCCAACACATGAAACCCACACCGCTGCCGGAAAAGGCCCTGAAACTGGGAAAGGCGGTCATCATAGCGGACCTCCATTTAGGTTACGAAGTCAGCATGGCGAGGGAGGGCTTTTACCTGCCCAGAGTGTTCGGCGAGGTAGTCAGAAGGCTGAAACTTCTCCTTAAGAGGGAGAGGCCAAAGACCCTTGTGATTGATGGTGACCTGAAGCACTCCTTCGTGCCTGAATGGCGCGAAAAAAGAGAGTTGAGGGCCTTCGTTGAAGAGGTGGCACCCCTGGTTGACGAGCTGATTCTCGTGAGGGGAAATCACGATGTGGGAA
Proteins encoded:
- the gcvPB gene encoding aminomethyl-transferring glycine dehydrogenase subunit GcvPB, translated to MFRQAKWDEPLIFELSREGRIGYTLPKPIEDVSVEIPEKLRRKSPLNLPELSEPEVVKHYTRLSEMNYGVDSGIYPLGSCTMKYNPKINEEIAGHPGVAYIHPYQDERTVQGALKIMWELEQWLKEITGMDRFTLQPAAGANGEFTGVMVIRAYHLDRGETQRTEMLVPDSAHGTNPASAAMAGFKVIEIPSNENGTVDLEALENAVSERTAGLMLTNPNTLGIFEDEILEIARIVHKAGGLLYYDGANLNAVLGKVRPGDMGFDVVHLNLHKTFSTPHGGGGPGSGPVGVKDFLKDYLPVPLVGYDEERGYYLDYNVPKSIGKVKELYGNFAVMVRALTYLKVMGREGLKEASEVAVLNANYITQKLKGTRGYELPHKELRKHEVVFSAEPMKKETGVKALDVAKRLLDFGLHAPTIYFPLIVHEALMIEPTETVSREELDAYVEALKRISEEAYSNPEIVKSAPHNTAVRRVDDVLAAKRPIITWRMYRELKEKGEVDI
- a CDS encoding HAD family hydrolase encodes the protein MIIAFDFDGTLADTYSCIEEAFKRALEKRYRWLPFKGFWAKALTKLENYFERPTFGKHKKTSKPPFFLRTKFFETWFEERAKLSKPIDDAPEVLKRLKEEGHTVISFSAEDFIDGMKVRRLKQMGIYDLFDDVIVFGREMTIDEAFRFVRQKYGDEIFVWVDDKPWRFIGHGDENTEYVWYYFPFSARFVEKNRERLALIPHLHVIRDLWSIFDVIERIKQERSA
- the gcvPA gene encoding aminomethyl-transferring glycine dehydrogenase subunit GcvPA, whose product is MGRHYLPNAAHKEELAKEIGFTSVEDLFSDVPKGMVKEFNLPEGKSEYEVFLELNSVLSMNRTVLEMPSFLGAGTYFHYVPAHVKYLIERSEFLTAYTPYQPEISQGMLQALFEYQSLIAELVGLPIVNASMYDWGTAMAEAALMSARVKKKSKFVVPKALSPEKKRVLHTYTAGPGVEIDYVDWNERGQVDIEKLKEAVDGAAGVYVEVPNFFGLLEEEIAAIGEIAHDAGALFVVGVDPTVLGLVEAPGELGADIVVGEAAYFGNPMNFGGPRAGIFAVRNDKKLIRQMPGRIIGMTKDADGKRAFVMTLQTREQHIRRAKATSNICSNEALVAVAAAIHLATLGPRGLTELGEVILKNTAYLKKRLSEVAEIPFEGINFKDILVRFEKSYDEIHGKLLERNIHGGYYVGEHFPELGESALFAATETTRKEWVDALIEALKEVA